A window from Micromonospora profundi encodes these proteins:
- a CDS encoding sensor histidine kinase: MAGRAVAPGRLRRRLTVAFVLVAGVSAGLLAGGTGLLLRQSWMDASLQEAAADARYQLVLAGQFLPLTEQRSTELLTSFESSGRHVVLVDGPARPSHPAYAPALGTRLRATVAGGQLGYQRSAPGMRPRLLVVGGRIPGSTAELYVLTDEDGIAADVVQLRNALLAGWVVVVLLAAGVGHALARRTLEPVGRASRAARALTEGLLATRLPVRGRDEFSDWAASFNEMAEALEAKIAALSAAQARERRFTADVAHELRTPVTALVAAASLLRGHLDQLPDDARPAARLLVGDVVRLRRLVEDLMEISRLDAGRERPSVEPVDAAALLHGIVAARGWSARVLIGGEPIVLRTDPRRLERVLANLVSNAVEHGGGEIRATVARAGPLVVVEVTDQGPGIPAEHLPRLFDRFYKADPSRSAPGSGLGLAIAREQATLLGGVLSVRSEPGAGTRFRLELPAHGPGGVPRPAGHPDAETASPKGDAG; this comes from the coding sequence ATGGCCGGACGCGCTGTGGCACCGGGCCGCCTGCGGCGCCGGCTGACGGTCGCCTTCGTGCTCGTCGCCGGAGTGTCGGCCGGGCTGCTCGCCGGCGGGACCGGGCTGCTCCTGCGGCAGTCCTGGATGGACGCCTCGCTCCAGGAGGCCGCCGCCGACGCCCGCTACCAACTCGTCCTCGCCGGACAGTTCCTGCCGCTTACCGAGCAGCGCAGCACCGAACTGCTCACCAGCTTCGAGAGCAGCGGCCGGCACGTGGTGCTCGTCGACGGACCAGCCCGCCCCTCGCACCCGGCGTACGCCCCGGCGCTGGGCACCCGGTTGCGGGCCACCGTCGCGGGCGGGCAGCTCGGCTACCAGCGCTCCGCCCCCGGGATGCGCCCTCGACTGCTTGTTGTCGGCGGACGCATACCCGGCTCGACCGCCGAGCTGTACGTGCTCACCGACGAGGACGGCATCGCCGCCGACGTGGTCCAACTGCGCAACGCGCTGCTGGCCGGATGGGTGGTCGTGGTGCTGCTCGCCGCCGGGGTGGGGCACGCGCTGGCCCGCCGCACACTGGAACCGGTCGGTAGGGCCAGCCGGGCCGCCCGAGCGCTCACCGAAGGGCTGCTCGCCACCCGGCTGCCGGTGCGCGGGCGCGACGAGTTCAGCGACTGGGCGGCGTCGTTCAACGAGATGGCCGAGGCTCTGGAGGCGAAGATCGCCGCGCTGTCGGCGGCGCAGGCCCGGGAGCGGCGGTTCACCGCCGACGTCGCGCACGAGCTGCGTACCCCGGTGACCGCCCTGGTGGCCGCGGCCTCGCTGCTGCGCGGGCACCTCGACCAGTTGCCCGACGACGCGCGGCCGGCGGCGCGGCTGCTGGTCGGCGACGTGGTTCGGCTGCGCCGGCTGGTGGAGGACCTGATGGAGATCTCCCGGCTGGACGCCGGGCGGGAGCGGCCGAGCGTCGAGCCGGTGGACGCGGCGGCCCTGCTGCACGGGATCGTCGCGGCGCGCGGCTGGTCCGCGCGGGTGCTGATAGGTGGCGAGCCGATCGTGCTGCGCACCGACCCGCGCCGGCTGGAGCGGGTGCTCGCCAACCTGGTGTCCAACGCTGTCGAGCACGGCGGCGGCGAGATCCGGGCCACGGTGGCCAGGGCGGGTCCGCTTGTCGTCGTCGAGGTCACCGACCAGGGGCCGGGCATCCCGGCCGAGCACCTGCCCCGCCTGTTCGACAGGTTCTACAAGGCCGATCCGTCCCGCTCCGCCCCGGGCAGTGGGCTGGGGCTGGCCATCGCCCGGGAACAGGCCACGCTGCTCGGCGGCGTGCTGAGCGTGCGCAGCGAGCCGGGCGCCGGCACGCGGTTCCGGCTGGAGCTGCCCGCGCACGGTCCCGGCGGCGTGCCACGCCCGGCGGGGCACCCCGATGCGGAAACCGCCAGCCCGAAGGGTGACGCGGGATGA
- a CDS encoding response regulator transcription factor: MEGRVLVVEDDASIREVTALGLRRAGFRVDTAVDGRQALAAWRAHPLDLIVLDVMLPGLDGLEVCREIRRTSQVPILMLTARTDTLDVVVGLECGADDYLRKPFDLPELVARVRSVLRRATAPAASSTIEVGGLEIDPGSFVVRRDGREVALTATEFRLLLELARRPGQVFTRDLLLDLVWNHSFLGDSRLVDVAVQRLRAKIEDDPAHPLLIRTVRGAGYKLSSG; this comes from the coding sequence ATGGAGGGCCGCGTACTGGTGGTCGAGGACGACGCCTCCATCCGGGAGGTCACCGCCCTCGGTCTGCGCCGCGCCGGCTTCCGGGTCGACACCGCCGTCGACGGGCGGCAGGCCCTCGCGGCATGGCGAGCCCACCCGCTCGACCTGATAGTGCTCGACGTCATGCTGCCGGGCCTGGACGGCCTTGAGGTGTGCCGGGAGATCCGGCGGACCAGCCAGGTGCCGATCCTCATGCTGACGGCTCGCACCGACACGCTCGACGTGGTGGTCGGCCTGGAGTGCGGCGCTGACGACTACCTGCGTAAGCCCTTCGACCTGCCCGAGCTGGTGGCCCGGGTCCGCTCGGTGCTGCGCCGGGCCACCGCGCCGGCGGCGTCGAGCACCATCGAGGTCGGCGGGCTGGAGATCGACCCGGGCAGCTTCGTGGTGCGCCGGGACGGCCGGGAGGTCGCGCTTACCGCCACCGAGTTCCGCCTGCTGCTGGAGTTGGCCCGGCGCCCCGGCCAGGTCTTCACCCGGGATCTGCTGCTGGACCTGGTCTGGAACCACAGCTTCCTCGGCGACTCACGCCTGGTCGACGTGGCGGTCCAGCGGCTACGCGCCAAGATCGAGGACGACCCGGCGCACCCCCTGCTGATCCGCACCGTGCGCGGCGCCGGCTACAAGCTGTCCAGCGGCTGA
- a CDS encoding L-rhamnose mutarotase, whose amino-acid sequence MIRLRPEQRETYLRLHADVWPSVEQTLREANFRNYTIFLHDDLLFGYYEYVGDDYEADQQLIAADPQTQEWWKLTDPCQESLAEPGSGDWWAPMREVWHLAEDAPEQSPPR is encoded by the coding sequence GTGATTCGGCTCCGCCCGGAGCAGCGGGAAACGTACCTGCGGCTACACGCCGACGTCTGGCCGAGCGTCGAGCAGACGCTGCGCGAGGCGAACTTCCGCAACTACACGATCTTCCTCCACGACGACCTGCTCTTCGGCTACTACGAGTACGTCGGTGACGACTACGAGGCCGACCAGCAGCTCATCGCCGCGGACCCGCAGACGCAGGAGTGGTGGAAGCTGACCGATCCGTGTCAGGAGTCGCTCGCCGAACCCGGGTCGGGGGACTGGTGGGCGCCGATGCGGGAGGTCTGGCACCTGGCCGAGGACGCACCTGAGCAGAGCCCGCCCAGGTGA
- a CDS encoding AMIN-like domain-containing (lipo)protein has product MRIRSALTALAVVLAGLVAGAGSSATASTTTATTSPYCGITWGSAEKTAGTLSDAPLVDVRTGRHDCYDRVVFEFAGPVDGYSVGYGETWTEGEGLALSPYTAGGALLRVSLRAPAYDAAHSGTIPYAVGEHTANLLRYPTLRDVVFGGSFEGYSTFAVGVRARLPFRVLVLAGPGTHSRVVLDVAHQWQE; this is encoded by the coding sequence ATGAGGATCAGGAGCGCACTGACGGCGCTGGCGGTCGTCCTCGCCGGACTGGTAGCCGGCGCGGGCAGCAGCGCCACGGCGAGCACCACCACGGCGACCACGTCGCCGTACTGCGGGATCACCTGGGGCAGCGCGGAGAAGACAGCCGGCACGCTGAGCGACGCCCCACTTGTCGACGTACGCACCGGCCGACACGACTGCTACGACCGGGTGGTGTTCGAGTTCGCCGGCCCGGTGGACGGCTACTCGGTCGGCTACGGCGAGACGTGGACTGAGGGCGAGGGGCTGGCACTGTCGCCGTACACCGCCGGAGGCGCGCTGCTGCGGGTCTCGCTGCGGGCACCCGCCTACGACGCGGCCCACTCCGGCACGATCCCGTACGCGGTAGGCGAGCACACCGCGAACCTGCTGCGCTACCCGACGCTGCGCGACGTCGTCTTCGGCGGCAGCTTCGAGGGCTACAGCACGTTCGCGGTCGGCGTACGGGCCCGGTTGCCGTTCCGCGTGCTCGTGCTGGCCGGCCCCGGCACACACAGCCGGGTCGTGCTCGACGTGGCCCACCAGTGGCAGGAGTGA
- a CDS encoding snapalysin family zinc-dependent metalloprotease translates to MFRRQLRRAMQVALVAVLAAAGMQLATGAPAAAVRTIYYDASRTGEFRTNFDQAAQIWNSRVSNVRLLAGTPASITITVDDGWPRAQPTGLGSGRIWMGRTAVNQGYDRNRIAAHELGHILGLPDRRTGLCTDLMSGSSAPVSCRNANPSSTEASRVNSLFAGTLAAPTAGTTYTWTDEAGDISPLVVGGRPASESYPFMVYVSGCTGTLIKANWAVTAKHCSTPTSVRVGSVNRASGGTVVRVTRAVNHPSVDVKLLQLASSVTYAPAPIPSTSGAVGTATRIIGWGQTCAPRGCGSAPTVANELDTSIVADSRCSGINGPYEICTNNTNGNSGACYGDSGGPQVRRVNGVWNLIGATSRAGNNNSTCATGPSIYVDLPSIRSWISTQVGGLPV, encoded by the coding sequence ATGTTCCGACGACAACTGAGACGTGCGATGCAGGTCGCGCTGGTGGCGGTCCTGGCGGCAGCCGGGATGCAGCTCGCCACCGGCGCACCGGCCGCCGCCGTCCGGACGATCTACTACGACGCGAGCCGGACCGGCGAGTTCCGCACCAACTTCGACCAGGCGGCGCAGATCTGGAACAGCCGGGTCAGCAACGTCCGGCTCCTGGCCGGCACCCCGGCCAGCATCACCATCACCGTCGACGACGGCTGGCCCCGGGCGCAACCGACAGGGCTCGGCTCGGGACGGATCTGGATGGGCCGCACCGCCGTCAACCAGGGGTACGACCGCAACCGGATCGCCGCACACGAGCTGGGCCACATCCTCGGCCTGCCGGACCGGCGCACCGGCCTCTGCACCGACCTGATGTCCGGCAGCAGCGCCCCGGTCTCCTGCCGCAACGCCAACCCCAGCTCGACCGAGGCGTCCCGGGTCAACTCCCTGTTCGCCGGCACGCTCGCCGCGCCCACCGCCGGCACGACGTACACCTGGACCGACGAGGCCGGCGACATCAGCCCGCTTGTGGTCGGCGGCCGGCCGGCAAGCGAGAGTTACCCCTTCATGGTGTACGTCTCCGGCTGCACCGGCACGCTGATCAAGGCCAACTGGGCGGTCACCGCCAAGCACTGCTCTACGCCGACATCGGTGCGGGTGGGTAGCGTCAACCGCGCCAGCGGCGGAACCGTGGTCCGGGTGACCCGCGCGGTCAACCACCCGAGCGTCGACGTCAAGCTGCTGCAACTGGCCAGCTCGGTGACGTACGCCCCGGCGCCCATCCCGAGCACCTCCGGCGCGGTCGGCACCGCCACCCGGATCATCGGCTGGGGTCAGACGTGCGCGCCCCGTGGCTGCGGATCAGCCCCCACCGTGGCCAACGAGCTGGACACGTCCATCGTGGCCGACAGCCGGTGCTCCGGCATCAACGGCCCGTACGAGATCTGCACCAACAACACGAACGGCAACTCCGGCGCCTGCTACGGCGACTCGGGCGGCCCGCAGGTGCGTCGGGTCAACGGGGTGTGGAACCTGATCGGCGCGACCAGTCGTGCCGGCAACAACAACTCCACCTGCGCCACCGGCCCGTCCATCTACGTGGACCTGCCGTCCATCCGGTCCTGGATCTCCACCCAGGTCGGCGGCCTGCCCGTCTGA
- a CDS encoding DUF3152 domain-containing protein: MSTKVTHRWRTASAALPVVVALLTGCGGPATGQPSTGAGPAGPPTVAVTGRPTGVADVTPSSAPAVPISYPAAGSNRWSTAPGETAPGRRGDGRLLRYRVVVERDIRGLPVGDVAAAITAALNDPRGWTAGGVWRLRRVGAGEATDFTIYLATPGTRDTLCQDVPDGYTSCRNGGRVVLNVARWVKGVPGYGASLATYRQYMVNHEVGHKLGLGHERCPGRGRPAPVMQQQTLGRHGCTANAWPYPEGEVRYSGPVGAYDDEIPRREGAYSGQ; the protein is encoded by the coding sequence ATGTCGACGAAGGTTACCCACCGGTGGCGTACCGCCTCGGCGGCGTTGCCGGTGGTGGTGGCGCTGCTCACCGGATGCGGAGGGCCGGCTACCGGGCAACCCTCGACCGGTGCCGGCCCCGCCGGGCCGCCCACTGTGGCTGTCACCGGGCGACCGACCGGGGTCGCCGACGTGACGCCCAGTTCCGCGCCTGCCGTCCCGATCAGCTATCCCGCCGCCGGCAGCAACCGCTGGTCGACGGCGCCCGGCGAGACGGCACCCGGACGCCGGGGCGACGGCCGGTTGCTGCGGTACCGGGTCGTCGTGGAGCGGGACATCCGGGGGCTGCCGGTGGGCGACGTCGCCGCGGCGATCACCGCGGCGTTGAACGACCCACGCGGGTGGACGGCCGGCGGGGTGTGGCGGCTGCGCAGGGTGGGTGCCGGCGAAGCCACCGACTTCACCATCTATCTGGCCACCCCCGGCACCCGCGACACCCTCTGCCAGGACGTGCCGGACGGCTACACCTCGTGCCGCAACGGTGGCCGCGTGGTGCTCAACGTGGCGCGCTGGGTCAAGGGCGTGCCGGGCTACGGCGCGAGCCTGGCCACCTATCGGCAGTACATGGTCAACCACGAGGTGGGGCACAAGCTCGGGTTGGGACATGAGCGGTGTCCGGGGCGGGGCCGGCCGGCGCCGGTGATGCAGCAGCAGACGTTGGGCCGGCACGGCTGCACAGCGAACGCCTGGCCGTACCCGGAGGGTGAGGTCCGCTACAGCGGACCGGTCGGTGCCTACGACGACGAGATCCCGCGACGCGAGGGCGCCTACTCGGGGCAGTGA
- a CDS encoding SigE family RNA polymerase sigma factor: MARGDAEFVEFARAASARLVHAAFLMTGDHHQAEDAAQTALARTYASWSRIHDDDAYGYARRTLVNHLVDGWRRPLREYPTEEVPEQRRGDVADEVTTRRWLITILGALSPRERAIVVLRYYFDLPEAQVARELAVSVGTVKSTSSRALEKLRTAGPRTSDEEARR; the protein is encoded by the coding sequence ATGGCGCGGGGTGACGCGGAGTTCGTCGAGTTCGCGAGGGCTGCGTCCGCGCGACTCGTGCATGCCGCCTTCCTGATGACCGGCGACCACCACCAGGCCGAGGACGCCGCGCAGACCGCGCTGGCCCGTACCTATGCCTCGTGGTCCCGGATCCACGACGACGACGCCTACGGGTACGCGCGCCGCACCCTGGTCAACCACCTGGTCGACGGGTGGCGGCGGCCGCTGCGGGAGTACCCGACCGAGGAGGTGCCGGAGCAGCGGCGCGGCGACGTGGCCGACGAGGTGACCACCCGGCGCTGGCTGATCACCATCCTCGGCGCGCTCAGCCCCCGGGAGCGGGCCATCGTCGTGCTGCGCTACTACTTCGACCTTCCGGAGGCGCAGGTGGCCCGGGAACTCGCCGTGTCCGTGGGCACGGTCAAGAGCACCAGCTCACGAGCCCTGGAGAAGCTGCGCACCGCCGGGCCGCGGACATCCGACGAGGAGGCGCGCCGATGA
- a CDS encoding ATP-binding protein: MKRPSTDLFTDGGQAGRLMAELDWAGTPLGPVVGWSQSLRSAVRIVLSSRYPMLLLWGPDFTQLYNDAYAALIGDKHPAALGDDVRVTLAEGWDVLGPLIQEAMATGVASWVPALRLLLERAGYREEAYFSVSHAPARDDDGRTVGVLTVCSEVTEQVVGERRLRLLRDLSLRGDGRTVDVDATCARLVDAIGGHPLDVPFAAIYLRDGEVLRRTACVGGPPGQTTVLGALPDAVDLAAPGPVARAWGLPDAARGRLVEVTGLAELLPLPAGPWDDPALVALALPLPSAAEDQPPGVLLAGVSPNRHLDEAYRSFYQLLVQQVAVAVGNAREYEQERRRAEALAELDRVKTNFFTNVSHEFRTPLTLMLGPLADALTDATAPLAPVQRERVETAWRNATRLLTLVNSLLTFSSLEAGRARSDARAVDLSALTTELAGVFRAAVERAGLTLEVACPPLPRPVTIDPVNWERIVTNLLSNALKYTFIGRIRVTLDTDDEEVRLTVADTGIGIGDQDLPKLFERFHRVRGARSRSHEGTGIGLALVHELARLEGGEVRVASRVGVGSTFTVALPWSAGRRTALTGPPVNGRGDAARAAVEEAMGWLAEPDGSVTEPDRTIGPTVDELAGSRILVADDNSDMRAYLTRLLTGQGWRVRAVTDGRQALDEIHRERPDLVLTDVMMPMMDGFDLLRRLRADPATRALPVLVLSARAGGEASVEGLSLGADDYLVKPFAATELIARIRAAIRRARDRIAANPPTVDAASATTRPDEATATAPASAVEPVGDTSVVPAVPADRNGLGDVLDVRWAYPSAPTSAAMMRRDVRRTLGDLDLDPDVLEDLLLAASEAMNNAVEHAQRPSRPEVRVRVQVGVGLVRISVRDFGTWRDRRPAMDRGRGALLMNAYGDVRLVSTLEGTTVTIERRLADPA; this comes from the coding sequence GTGAAACGACCCAGCACGGACCTGTTCACCGACGGTGGCCAGGCCGGCAGGCTGATGGCCGAGCTGGACTGGGCCGGCACCCCGCTGGGCCCGGTGGTGGGCTGGTCGCAGAGCCTGCGGTCCGCTGTCCGCATCGTGCTCTCGTCCCGATACCCGATGCTGCTGCTCTGGGGCCCGGACTTCACCCAGCTCTACAACGACGCGTACGCGGCGCTGATCGGCGACAAGCATCCCGCCGCGCTCGGCGACGACGTCCGGGTGACCCTGGCCGAGGGCTGGGACGTCCTGGGCCCGCTGATCCAGGAAGCCATGGCGACCGGGGTGGCCAGCTGGGTGCCCGCCCTGCGACTGCTGCTGGAACGCGCCGGCTACCGCGAGGAGGCGTACTTCAGCGTCTCGCACGCACCCGCCCGCGACGACGACGGCCGTACCGTCGGCGTGCTGACAGTGTGCAGCGAGGTCACCGAGCAGGTCGTCGGCGAACGGCGGCTGCGGCTGCTGCGTGACCTGTCCCTGCGCGGCGACGGCCGTACCGTCGACGTGGACGCCACCTGCGCCCGGCTGGTCGACGCGATCGGCGGCCACCCGCTGGACGTGCCGTTCGCCGCGATCTACCTGCGCGACGGCGAGGTGCTGCGACGCACCGCCTGCGTCGGCGGCCCGCCCGGTCAGACCACAGTGCTTGGGGCGCTGCCCGACGCCGTCGACCTGGCCGCTCCCGGCCCGGTCGCCCGCGCGTGGGGGCTACCGGACGCCGCCCGGGGTCGGCTCGTCGAGGTGACAGGTCTCGCGGAGCTCCTGCCCCTGCCCGCCGGCCCGTGGGACGACCCGGCCCTCGTCGCGCTGGCACTGCCGCTGCCCTCGGCGGCCGAGGACCAGCCGCCCGGCGTCCTGCTCGCCGGGGTCAGCCCCAACCGGCACCTGGACGAGGCGTACCGGTCCTTTTACCAACTGCTGGTCCAGCAGGTCGCTGTCGCGGTGGGCAACGCGCGCGAGTACGAGCAGGAGCGGCGTCGGGCCGAGGCGCTCGCCGAGCTGGACCGGGTGAAGACGAACTTCTTCACGAACGTCAGCCACGAGTTCCGTACCCCGTTGACCCTCATGCTCGGCCCACTGGCCGACGCCCTCACCGACGCCACCGCGCCCCTGGCCCCCGTGCAGCGGGAGCGGGTGGAGACCGCGTGGCGCAACGCCACCCGACTGTTGACGCTGGTCAACAGCCTTCTCACCTTCAGCAGCCTGGAGGCCGGGCGGGCCCGCAGCGACGCCCGCGCGGTCGACCTGTCCGCGCTCACCACCGAGCTGGCCGGCGTGTTCCGGGCCGCCGTCGAGCGGGCCGGACTGACCCTGGAGGTGGCCTGCCCACCGCTGCCACGGCCGGTCACCATCGACCCGGTCAACTGGGAACGCATCGTCACCAACCTGCTCTCCAACGCTCTGAAATATACGTTCATCGGCCGGATCCGGGTCACCCTGGACACCGACGACGAGGAGGTACGCCTCACCGTCGCCGACACCGGCATCGGCATCGGCGACCAGGACCTGCCGAAACTCTTCGAACGCTTCCACCGGGTGCGGGGGGCCCGCTCACGCAGCCACGAGGGCACCGGCATCGGCCTGGCCCTGGTGCACGAGTTGGCCCGCCTGGAGGGCGGCGAGGTCCGGGTGGCCAGCCGGGTGGGCGTCGGCAGCACCTTCACCGTGGCGCTTCCCTGGTCGGCGGGGCGCCGAACGGCGTTGACCGGCCCGCCGGTGAACGGGCGGGGCGACGCCGCCCGCGCCGCTGTCGAGGAGGCGATGGGTTGGCTCGCCGAACCGGACGGCAGTGTGACGGAGCCCGACCGTACGATCGGCCCAACGGTGGACGAGCTGGCCGGGTCCCGGATCCTGGTCGCCGACGACAACAGCGACATGCGGGCGTACCTCACCCGGCTGCTCACCGGGCAGGGCTGGCGGGTACGAGCCGTCACCGACGGCCGGCAGGCCCTCGACGAGATCCACCGAGAGCGGCCCGACCTGGTCCTGACCGACGTGATGATGCCAATGATGGACGGCTTCGACCTGCTGCGCCGGCTGCGCGCGGACCCGGCGACCCGGGCACTGCCGGTGCTGGTGCTCTCCGCCCGTGCCGGCGGTGAGGCCAGCGTGGAAGGCCTGAGCCTGGGCGCCGACGACTACCTGGTGAAGCCGTTCGCCGCGACCGAGCTGATCGCGCGGATCCGAGCGGCCATCCGGCGGGCCCGCGACCGCATCGCCGCCAACCCACCGACGGTCGACGCCGCATCGGCGACGACGCGACCAGACGAGGCCACCGCCACCGCACCGGCTTCGGCGGTCGAACCCGTCGGCGACACGTCCGTGGTGCCGGCGGTTCCGGCCGACCGGAACGGGCTGGGCGACGTCCTGGACGTCAGGTGGGCATATCCGTCCGCACCCACCTCGGCCGCGATGATGCGTCGGGACGTCCGGCGGACGCTGGGCGACCTCGACCTCGACCCGGACGTGCTGGAGGATCTGCTGCTCGCCGCGTCCGAGGCGATGAACAACGCGGTCGAGCACGCGCAGCGACCCAGCCGTCCGGAGGTGCGGGTGCGGGTCCAGGTCGGTGTCGGCCTGGTCCGGATCTCGGTGCGGGACTTCGGCACCTGGCGGGACCGGCGACCGGCGATGGACCGGGGACGCGGCGCGCTGCTGATGAACGCGTACGGCGACGTGCGGCTGGTCTCCACCCTCGAGGGGACGACGGTGACCATCGAGCGCCGGTTGGCCGACCCGGCCTGA
- a CDS encoding M28 family peptidase, giving the protein MRGRTLSAAIALTVFAGTVTLAAQPASASPTTGTAAARPIAASAAVLAAPDISVSNVQAHLTQFNSIATSNGGNRRAGSAGYTASLNYVKGKLQAAGYTVAEQYCSSCTYPSNNLIAEWPGGPTDQVVMFGAHLDGVSAGPGINDNATGSSTLLENALVLAAQNPTMTKKVRFAWWTDEEQGLNGSRFYVNSLSSTQRGYIKGYYNFDMVGSTNGGYFINRVTSTTAAPLKAYWDSLGLQPEENVEGQGRSDDYYFQQAGIPTSGYAAGASARKTSAQAAKWGGTANAAYDPCYHRSCDTTANVSATVLNRAADGVAYALWDLAVGGGTPSNDFSVAVSPTTRSVARGASTTATVSTATTSGSAQSVSLSASGAPSGVSVSFSPSSVTSGGSSTMTLTASSSAATGTFTVTVTGTGSVTRSATLTLTVTGTGGCAAAQVIGNGGFESGATVWTASSGVITNSSSKPARTGSYKAWLNGYGSTRTETLSQSVTVPAGCASYTLSFWTRIDTAETTTSTAYDKLTVRMGSTTLATYSNLNASSSYVQRTLNVAAYAGQTVTLTFTGTEDSSLQTSFVIDDVTLQAS; this is encoded by the coding sequence ATGAGAGGCAGAACGCTGAGCGCGGCAATCGCGCTCACCGTGTTCGCCGGGACGGTGACGCTGGCCGCCCAGCCGGCATCCGCGTCACCCACCACCGGAACGGCTGCGGCCCGGCCGATCGCCGCGTCAGCCGCCGTCCTGGCAGCGCCGGACATCTCCGTCAGCAACGTCCAGGCGCACCTGACCCAGTTCAACTCCATCGCCACCAGCAACGGCGGCAACCGGCGGGCCGGCTCGGCCGGCTACACGGCCTCGCTGAACTACGTCAAGGGCAAGCTCCAGGCGGCGGGCTACACAGTTGCCGAGCAGTACTGCTCCAGCTGCACGTACCCCTCGAACAACCTGATCGCGGAGTGGCCCGGCGGCCCGACCGACCAGGTGGTCATGTTCGGCGCCCACCTGGACGGCGTGTCGGCCGGCCCGGGCATCAACGACAACGCCACCGGCTCGTCCACGCTGCTGGAGAACGCCCTGGTCCTGGCCGCGCAGAACCCGACGATGACCAAGAAGGTCCGGTTCGCCTGGTGGACCGACGAGGAGCAGGGGCTCAACGGCTCCCGGTTCTACGTCAACTCGCTCAGCAGCACCCAGCGGGGCTACATCAAGGGCTACTACAACTTCGACATGGTCGGCTCGACAAACGGCGGCTACTTCATCAACCGGGTCACGTCCACGACGGCCGCCCCGCTGAAGGCGTACTGGGACTCGCTCGGGTTGCAGCCGGAGGAGAACGTCGAGGGCCAGGGCCGCTCCGACGACTACTACTTCCAGCAGGCCGGAATCCCCACCTCGGGCTACGCGGCGGGCGCCAGCGCCCGCAAGACAAGCGCCCAGGCAGCCAAGTGGGGCGGCACCGCGAACGCCGCCTACGACCCCTGCTACCACCGTTCCTGCGACACCACGGCGAACGTCAGCGCCACGGTGCTGAACCGGGCGGCCGACGGAGTGGCGTATGCGCTGTGGGATCTGGCCGTCGGTGGAGGAACCCCGAGCAACGACTTCTCAGTGGCGGTCAGCCCCACGACCCGTAGCGTGGCCCGGGGCGCCAGCACCACCGCCACGGTGAGCACCGCGACGACCTCCGGGTCGGCGCAGTCGGTGAGTCTGTCCGCCTCCGGCGCGCCAAGCGGGGTGAGCGTCTCGTTCAGCCCGTCGTCGGTGACCTCCGGTGGCTCGTCGACGATGACCCTGACCGCGTCGTCAAGCGCCGCGACAGGCACCTTCACGGTGACGGTCACCGGCACCGGCTCGGTCACCCGCAGCGCCACCCTCACCCTCACGGTGACCGGCACCGGCGGCTGCGCGGCCGCCCAGGTGATCGGCAACGGCGGCTTCGAGAGCGGCGCCACGGTGTGGACGGCGTCCTCCGGCGTGATCACCAACTCCAGCAGCAAGCCGGCCCGGACCGGGTCGTACAAGGCGTGGCTCAACGGGTACGGCAGCACCCGCACCGAGACCCTGTCCCAGTCGGTGACGGTGCCGGCCGGCTGCGCCAGCTACACGCTGTCGTTCTGGACGCGCATCGACACCGCCGAGACGACCACGTCCACGGCGTACGACAAGCTGACAGTGCGGATGGGCTCGACCACGCTGGCGACGTACTCGAACCTGAACGCCTCCAGCAGCTACGTCCAGCGCACGCTCAACGTGGCCGCGTACGCCGGGCAGACGGTGACGCTGACGTTCACCGGCACCGAGGACTCGTCCCTGCAGACCAGCTTCGTGATCGACGACGTGACGTTGCAGGCGAGCTGA